The Streptococcus sanguinis genome contains the following window.
CATGTTGAACACCTCCAAATAAATCTGCTACGAAGCTAGTCGCAGGTGCAGATAGGATTTCCTCAGGTGTTGCCACTTGACGAATCTCCCCATCCTGCAGAACAGCAATCCGATTCCCCAACTTTAAAGCCTCGTCCGTATCATGGGTCACAAAGATTGTTGTCATCCCAAACTGGTCATGAATACTCTTGGTCAAGCTCTGCAATTGCTTACGCGAGATAGCATCAAGAGCTGAAAAAGGCTCATCCATCAGCAAGATTTTGGGCTGGGCGATAATGGCACGGACAATGCCCACTCGCTGCTGCTCACCACCAGACAGCTCACTCGGCATACGCTGAGCATAGTCTTCAGCAGGCAAGCCTACTAGCTTCAGCAATTCATCGGTCTTCTGCTGAATCTCTGCCTTGCTCCATCCTTTCATCTCAGGAATGAGAGCAATATTTTCAGCCACAGTTAGATTTGGAAAGAGGGCAATCGCTTGTAAGACATAGCCTGTGGAAAGGCGTAGCTCACGCTCATCATAGTCTTTGATGCGCTTGCCATCCATGTAAATATTTCCATCAGTTGGCTCTAAAAGACGGTTGATCATCTTAATCATGGTCGTCTTACCTGAACCAGATGGCCCAACTAAAACCATGAATTCACCATCCTCAATCCGTAAGTTGACATCTCTCAAGACATCCTTTTCTGTGTAGCGTAGCGCTACATTTTTATATTCAATCATTCTTTGTCCTCAATTTAAAACTTCCCTCGATTGGTCAAGTCTTCTACCTTAGGCATGACTTCTTTATTGTCCCAATGCTCTACAATCAAGCCATTATCATCCATAACGAACGGTTCCATTGTAACACTTGTGATTTCAACTATCAAGAATTTTGTTCTATTTGGAAATAATTTAAAAAATAAGCATAGAAAAAGCAGGTTCACCCTGCTTTCAGATTGAAGACAAAGTCCTAAGAACAGAAGTTTCTAAGGGCTTTTCTTTTTGTAAAGTCGTATAATAGAGGTAAGAACAGTTGTGAGGTGCTCCCTATGTTTCACAAAGAAAAATCTGATTATAATCGCTGCCAATATGGCTTCTATACGATAGACGAATTGGTCCCAGAAGATCACTTTCTTCGCCAATTGGAAGCGGAGGTTGATTTTGACTTTATCTATGACTTGGTTGAAGAAACCTATAGCCCAGATCAGGGTCGTCCCAGTCTAGATCCCGTCATGTTGGTCAAAATTCCTTTGATTCAATGTTTTTATGGCATTCGCTCCATGCGCCAAACCATTAAAGACATAGAAGTAAACGTAGCTTATCGTTGGTTTCTTGGACTAAGCTTGGATGACAAGGTGCCTCATTTTACCACATATGGAAAGAATTACAGCCGTCGTTTTCAAGATAAAGCACTGATTACTGAGATATTTTCACACGTACTCCATCAAGCTTTATGTGCTGGTTTGATTGATCCTTCTGAGATATTTGTGGATGGAACCCATATTAAAGCGGCAGCCAACAGCCACAAGTATCATAAGGAAATGGTTGCCCAACAAGCTACATTTATGAGTGAGCAATTGGAAGTTGAGATTGATTTAGATAGGAGAAAACACGAAAAAAAGCCCTTAAAGCCCGCAAAAGAAAGCGAGGCTAAGGAAAAGAAAATCTCAAGGACAGATCCTGAGAGTGGTTGGTTCCACAAGGGGGAACACAAGGAAGTCTTTGCCTATTCTGCCCAAGTAGCGTGTGATAAGCATGGTTGGGCCTTGGCTTATACGGTTGAAGCAGGAAATGTTCATGATAGTCAGGCTTTCCCTGCCCTTTTTGCCAAGATTGAGCCTTTTCATCCAACCTATCTCATCGCAGATGCAGGTTATAAAACCCCAAGTATTGCAAAATTTTTGTTAGACAGAGAGATTACCCCTGTCTTCCCTTATACCCGCCCCAAGGGTGTAAAAGGGAACTTAAGGCCCAATGATTTTGTTTATGATTCCTATTATGACTGTTACCTCTGTCCAGAGAACCAAGTGTTAACCTATCGCACGACGACCCGAGCAGGCTACCGTGAGTATAAGAGTGATTCAACAGTATGTGTCGCCTGTCCCCTATTATCTGTTTGTACCCAGAGCCAGAATCAGCAGAAAGTCATCACAAGACATGTATGGAAAGATGCGCTTGAATGTTGTGAAGAGATTCGACACCAAAGAGGGATGAAGGAGCTCTATAAGAAGCGCAAAGAAACCATTGAGCGGCTCTTTGGGACAGCTAAAGAATACCACAACCTCCGTTATACAAGAGAGAAAGGCAAGTCCAAGATGGAAGATAAGGTTGGGCTTACTTTGGCGTGTTTGAATCTCAAAAAACTAGTAAAAATGAGGGTGGGGAAGCCTTTTTATTTTGTTCAAATGACCATTATGCTATCAAAAGATGAAATCAAAAGATGAAATTTTAGCCTGACAAACAGAAAAAGACAAACACTATTTGGAATGTTTGTCTACGGTCTGAAAGCAGGTTCACCCTGCTTTAAAATCTAAAATTTATTGTTTCCGATTGATGTATCTGTTGAATAAAATGGTCATAATTTTCAGCTTCTTGGGGAATAAGAATGGACCACTTTTTCAAGAGTGCCCCGTAACCTGCTAATTTACCTATGTCGTTATCAACAACCTTCTCCACGCTTGGGAAAATAAGACCGGCTGTTTTAGCTTTTAAAATGTATGCATAGGAAATCAGTTGATATAAATCCTCACGATTGATTCCTTTTTCAGTAAATTCTAGCTTTTTATATTTGGCATCTAGTACGATTTTTAAATCTTTATGATAAAAGTCTGGATAAACATTTCGACCAGAACTGCTAAATACAGAAATACCATCCGTCCTTTCTTTATTTCGTGGATGAATAAAACCTTCTGGCAATAATGTCTGGACATACTCTTCCCAAAGCCAAGCAATATCAAAGAGAACACCGTGTATTTTTTGCTCTTGAAGTCCTAAACCGTGCTTTTCGCTACTCAGAATCAGCAGACAGAGTTCCTGTAATTTTCTATATTCTCGAAAATAGGCATGACGAACAGGTTTAGTTTGATTTAGTCTGATAATCTTCACACGATCAGCTAGTTTATAAGACGGAGTCACACGAATAATTTCTGTTACATTTTCACGATTAGCATCAAATACTCCACTTCCAATTATTTTCTGATTCTTAATATACTCAATGGTGTGTCGAATCAGCTGCATCAATGGATTATCATAAGCAAACTCTCTAGTAGTATAGGAAATATTCCCCATAAAAGGAACATTTTTCTTAAGATGATTTCCTACATCAATCGCTCCCTTTACATGGCTATCATTATGGAAAAACCTCTGGTATTCCTTATAAAGCCCTTTTCTCAAAGCCGCTTGCAGATATTTTAGAAAGAGGTAAACTAATAGTTGATAGAGTTTATCTTCGCTAGATAAACCAACATCCAAATTAGTGAGATTGATATTGAGGACCTTCTGCAAGAGATAATGTAAAAAATAGTCGTTATTAGCATTTGAAAAACGAGAGGAAATCGTTAATCTTTCCTGACCGTAACCCAGAAAACCAATCACATTTCCTGTCTTAATGTTCTGATTTACAGTTTCAAAAACTTTATTGTCCTTGTCCAAGTCAGAAGTATTTTTCAAGTCATTTGGAAAAATGAAAATACTATCCTCTTGAGAAAGGCTTTCTAAAGTTCTATCTAAAAGTACCTGACTAATTTTGGGATAGATTTCAACAAAATCCTCTTTTTTATAAGTTGCTGATTATCAGTTATCCGCATCGTCATTTCCATCGCCTTCATTATAACCCGTTATTGACTGATTTCTTTGCTCAATGCTTGTCTGATCAAATGCCTTTTTCAAAGTTTCCAAAGTTTCAACCTCATCATAAGAACCACGCAAGTAGTCTTCTAGGAGCGGTTTAATATAATCAGACCAGAGCAATTCATAATCAAAATCTACTTCCTGCAACTTAAGGAAATAACTTGGTCCAACATGGTAATGACTATTGAGCTCTTCTACTTTTTCTATAGCAGCATTCAAGTTTCTTAGACGCATTTTCGCTTCTTCAGCTCCATCTCCAAGAGGTTCATCAAGCATTCCCAGCTGACTTTCAGCCGTGATTTCTACAAAACGGAAACGACGGCGCATGGCAAAATCAAAGGTATCCACCGAACGGTCAATATCATTCATCGTTCCGATGATGTAGACATTTTCAGGAATATAAAACTTCTCATTAGTTTCATGTAAATTAGCATATTGGATCGAAACCTCTCCATCCTTACCACGATAGCCCGGATCAATGGAGAAAAAAAGTTCCCCAAAAATCTTAGAAATCTCACCTCGATTGATTTCATCGATGATGAAGACGAATTTCTTGTCTGTATCAATTTCTGTTGGAGAAATATAGTCTTTTAGACCAAATTTTTTTCTTAACGTTTCAAGAACTTTTTTTCCCTGACTACGATAATAAGTCTGTTTTAAATAATTTTCATCTTTATAGAGTTCATAGACATAGGATTTAGTCAAGACTGTCCCTTGACTTTTGCTCTCATAATTGACATTAAAATTATTCCGGCTATTAACAGTAAGATAAGAAAAATCTGTCAAACGCTCTTTTTCATCTCTACTATTTACATATTCAAGATAGGCATTCCAAGCTTCATCAAAATTATCCTGACCGCCTGTCTTTTGCGCTAATTTAGCTCTTTCGCAAAATTTCTTAAATATTCCATCCTGCAAGCCGAAGCTAATCTGCCCATCATCACTTGGAAGCGGCCTCAACCCCTCTACAAAATCCGTATAGTCATAAGACGGATGAAACTGCACAAATCCTGTTTGCTCTTCATTTCCTCCAGTCAACTCATTGGCAATTTGTCTGGCAAGATAAGTCTTCCCAGTACCAGGCGCTCCACGGAGGATGAGGTTTTTGGATTGTTTTAAAACATCTGTATACCTACTCCTTTTTTTAATAAATTCATTATTAGACTCAAACAAAGTAGACTCAACAAATTTTATTAATTCTTTATTGGCCTTAAACACTGTACCATTTGTTGGAATATTTCCACTAAATTCAATTGATTCAGATTTTAACCAGTTAACTTCTCTAACCTGATCAAAAGAATCATCTAAAAAATAATCACTTGTGACTTCACCAATAGCAAGAATCTGATGCCGTCCCTGCTTTAAAATGACAATATCACCTATCTGAATTTCATTAATGAATTTATTAAATTCTACTGCTTTGATATCATTTCTACCAAATTCAATCTGCAAATCCTCTTTTGACATTCTAGACAAATTTTTATTAACACCATAATCAACTGCAATTATTTTGTTAGCTATAAATTTTTTTCCATTGCCTCCAGCACCTATAGTCCAATATTGCTTATTATATTTCATAATCTCCTCCAAATTTTTGACCTAACCTTTAAAATCATATATTCATTTTCTAATCCTTTGCGTTGCTGTGAAAACAATACAGATA
Protein-coding sequences here:
- a CDS encoding ABC transporter ATP-binding protein — protein: MIEYKNVALRYTEKDVLRDVNLRIEDGEFMVLVGPSGSGKTTMIKMINRLLEPTDGNIYMDGKRIKDYDERELRLSTGYVLQAIALFPNLTVAENIALIPEMKGWSKAEIQQKTDELLKLVGLPAEDYAQRMPSELSGGEQQRVGIVRAIIAQPKILLMDEPFSALDAISRKQLQSLTKSIHDQFGMTTIFVTHDTDEALKLGNRIAVLQDGEIRQVATPEEILSAPATSFVADLFGGVQHG
- a CDS encoding IS1182 family transposase, translated to MFHKEKSDYNRCQYGFYTIDELVPEDHFLRQLEAEVDFDFIYDLVEETYSPDQGRPSLDPVMLVKIPLIQCFYGIRSMRQTIKDIEVNVAYRWFLGLSLDDKVPHFTTYGKNYSRRFQDKALITEIFSHVLHQALCAGLIDPSEIFVDGTHIKAAANSHKYHKEMVAQQATFMSEQLEVEIDLDRRKHEKKPLKPAKESEAKEKKISRTDPESGWFHKGEHKEVFAYSAQVACDKHGWALAYTVEAGNVHDSQAFPALFAKIEPFHPTYLIADAGYKTPSIAKFLLDREITPVFPYTRPKGVKGNLRPNDFVYDSYYDCYLCPENQVLTYRTTTRAGYREYKSDSTVCVACPLLSVCTQSQNQQKVITRHVWKDALECCEEIRHQRGMKELYKKRKETIERLFGTAKEYHNLRYTREKGKSKMEDKVGLTLACLNLKKLVKMRVGKPFYFVQMTIMLSKDEIKR
- a CDS encoding endonuclease, translated to MKYNKQYWTIGAGGNGKKFIANKIIAVDYGVNKNLSRMSKEDLQIEFGRNDIKAVEFNKFINEIQIGDIVILKQGRHQILAIGEVTSDYFLDDSFDQVREVNWLKSESIEFSGNIPTNGTVFKANKELIKFVESTLFESNNEFIKKRSRYTDVLKQSKNLILRGAPGTGKTYLARQIANELTGGNEEQTGFVQFHPSYDYTDFVEGLRPLPSDDGQISFGLQDGIFKKFCERAKLAQKTGGQDNFDEAWNAYLEYVNSRDEKERLTDFSYLTVNSRNNFNVNYESKSQGTVLTKSYVYELYKDENYLKQTYYRSQGKKVLETLRKKFGLKDYISPTEIDTDKKFVFIIDEINRGEISKIFGELFFSIDPGYRGKDGEVSIQYANLHETNEKFYIPENVYIIGTMNDIDRSVDTFDFAMRRRFRFVEITAESQLGMLDEPLGDGAEEAKMRLRNLNAAIEKVEELNSHYHVGPSYFLKLQEVDFDYELLWSDYIKPLLEDYLRGSYDEVETLETLKKAFDQTSIEQRNQSITGYNEGDGNDDADN